In Apium graveolens cultivar Ventura chromosome 10, ASM990537v1, whole genome shotgun sequence, the following are encoded in one genomic region:
- the LOC141691390 gene encoding uncharacterized protein LOC141691390: MEGVFSAEVNDTTLVLIPKKNNVDDPKDLRPIVLCNVLYKILAKVLANRLQKILPTIISEEQSVFFPGRNITDNVLVAFEILHYMKRKNSGPEGEVALKLDISKAYDRVNWNYLRSRMINMGFLEKWIKWVMLCVTTVSYSISFQGSLIGPMVPTRGLRQGDPLSPYLFLLCTEGLSNALKTAAEEGQTSGCRICTNAPSVTHLLFADDSFLLFKATANEALTVKSVLNTYQSWSGQDVNYQKSAIFFSSNVRMDKQQEIKQMLEVFNDIGDSKYLGLPSLIGRSKKLVFKYLKEKVIQRIKGWSIKLLSRAARRSGGASYTWSGIWEAKEEMKKGLRWVLGDGDSINIGGDKWLRSSYDFCVNYIATSDLAKHSKVREFFKDNRREWDVEKVNLHFSPEDAAAIVNTRIPQGCTSDRSAWVHTSNGQYTVKSAFSKECWQLVGLDFEAHDIEYVSEWLVSFLASGPVANNKHVPTHTYGDTTDESDHKWKKPGEGKLKINVDASVMEGHGFFAVGMVIRDHHGQFIAWRTLKFAGAVSVTEAESTGILEALIWAQEMTEGTILVESDSLISVNAIKQNQSNLLELGDVWRAVKQ; encoded by the exons ATGGAAGGTGTCTTTTCAGCAGAGGTAAATGATACAACACTGGTATTGATCCCTAAAAAGAACAATGTAGATGACCCCAAAGATCTACGTCCAATAGTGTTGTGTAATGTTCTTTATAAGATATTGGCAAAAGTGTTGGCAAACCGTCTTCAGAAAATCCTCCCTACAATCATATCTGAAGAACAATCAGTGTTTTTCCCGGGTCGCAATATCACAGACAACGTTCTAGTGGCCTTTGAAATCCTACATTATATGAAACGAAAGAATAGTGGTCCAGAAGGAGAGGTTGCTTTGAAACTTGACATTAGCAAAGCATACGACCGTGTAAATTGGAATTACTTGAGAAGCAGAATGATTAATATGGGATTTTTGGAAAAATGGATCAAATGGGTTATGCTCTGTGTTACTACGGTGTCGTATTCCATCTCATTCCAAGGATCTTTAATTGGTCCTATGGTCCCAACTCGAGGGCTCCGTCAAGGAGATCCTCTTTCTCCATATTTGTTCCTACTGTGTACAGAAGGCTTATCTAATGCTCTTAAAACAGCAGCTGAGGAAGGGCAAACAAGTGGTTGTCGAATCTGCACAAATGCACCATCTGTAACCCACCTGTTGTTCGCTGACGACAGTTTCTTGTTATTCAAAGCTACTGCTAATGAAGCTTTAACAGTAAAAAGTGTGCTGAACACGTATCAAAGTTGGTCGGGGCAAGATGTTAACTACCAGAAATCAGCCATATTCTTTAGCTCTAATGTTAGAATGGACAAACAACAAGAAATCAAACAGATGCTTGAAGTGTTTAATGACATAGGAGATAGTAAGTACCTCGGGTTGCCATCGTTAATTGGTCGATCAAAGAAGTTAGTTTTCAAATATTTGAAGGAGAAAGTGATTCAGAGAATTAAAGGTTGGAGTATAAAGCTTCTGTCCCGCGCTG CTAGAAGATCTGGAGGAGCGAGTTATACGTGGTCTGGTATTTGGGAAGCAAAGGAAGAGATGAAAAAGGGGTTAAGATGGGTGTTGGGCGATGGTGATTCGATCAACATTGGGGGCGATAAATGGCTGAGGTCTTCGTATGATTTCTGTGTTAATTATATCGCCACAAGCGACCTAGCAAAGCATTCGAAGGTGCGTGAGTTTTTTAAGGATAATAGGAGGGAGTGGGATGTGGAAAAGGTAAATCTTCATTTTAGTCCTGAGGATGCTGCCGCTATTGTCAATACAAGGATACCACAAGGGTGTACTAGTGACAGGAGTGCCTGGGTCCATACTAGTAATGGACAGTACACAGTGAAATCAGC TTTTTCTAAAGAATGTTGGCAATTGGTGGGGCTGGACTTCGAGGCACACGATATAGAGTATGTTTCAGAATGGTTGGTTTCATTCCTTGCCTCTGGACCA GTAGCTAATAACAAACATGTCCCTACTCATACATATGGAGATACTACAGACGAATCTGATCATAAGTGGAAGAAACCAGGGGAGGGCAAGCTCAAAATCAATGTTGATGCTTCTGTTATGGAGGGACACGGTTTCTTTGCGGTGGGGATGGTCATCAGAGACCACCATGGTCAGTTTATTGCATGGAGAACTTTGAAGTTTGCAGGAGCTGTCTCTGTAACGGAGGCTGAGTCTACTGGTATTTTGGAGGCGTTAATATGGGCTCAGGAGATGACAGAAGGAACCATTCTAGTCGAAAGTGATTCACTGATTAGTGTCAATGCAATCAAGCAGAATCAAAGTAACTTGCTAGAGCTTGGCGATGTGTGGAGAGCTGTTAAGCAGTAA
- the LOC141691391 gene encoding uncharacterized protein LOC141691391, with the protein MNVIGWHCRGVGSSCTVRVLKEMMISHKPDILFLSETLAVSNKIEALASKLGFSNFFSVDKQGRGRGLAMFWKHNVVGNVFDSSNNHIDLVVKERNGSEWRLTGFYGYPERGRRQESWNLIRSLASASTLPWCVLGDFNDLMHNDEKKGRHKHPQNLLNGFRNTIEDCSLIEVDLKGGDFTWEKSKGTTNWVQERLDRCFASSDWWSRFSLCTLTIFYAIVSDHEPIKLELVNTKIPSNQFRFRFENTWLKESSFHEEVSSFWHNLPPMHLLPKLIEVSKYMAKWGREFFHKFRKEVIRQKEIIDSLKNREDDDGVQIYFYEKDKLGDLLSHEEAYWKQRAKSFWLKDGDTNSKYFHVTTSSRKKLKFLACLKNEKGSLVTNHVDMCILLKNYFTKVFTEDGGGPVSTISDSELRITSDQNSKLTEDLSFTEFTQAVKTMHPN; encoded by the coding sequence ATGAATGTGATAGGTTGGCACTGTCGAGGTGTGGGCTCATCTTGCACAGTTCGAGTTTTAAAGGAGATGATGATATCTCATAAGCCTGATATCTTGTTTTTATCTGAAACATTAGCTGTTAGTAATAAAATAGAAGCTCTTGCTTCGAAGTTAGGCTTCTCTAATTTTTTCTCAGTTGATAAGCAAGGAAGGGGAAGAGGTTTGGCTATGTTCTGGAAGCATAATGTAGTGGGTAACGTGTTTGACTCTTCTAATAACCACATTGATCTCGTTGTCAAAGAAAGAAATGGTAGTGAATGGCGTTTAACGGGGTTTTATGGTTATCCTGAAAGAGGGAGGAGACAAGAGTCGTGGAATCTCATTCGCTCACTGGCCTCGGCTTCAACACTGCCATGGTGTGTGCTTGGAGATTTTAATGACTTAATGCACAATGATGAGAAGAAAGGTAGACACAAACACCCTCAGAATTTGTTGAATGGATTTCGGAACACTATTGAGGATTGTTCTCTGATAGAAGTTGATCTTAAGGGTGGAGATTTTACATGGGAGAAGAGCAAGGGGACAACGAATTGGGTGCAAGAGAGGTTGGACAGATGCTTTGCTAGCAGTGACTGGTGGAGTAGATTTTCGTTGTGTACCTTAACGATTTTTTATGCCATAGTTTCTGATCATGAGCCCATAAAACTCGAGCTGGTCAACACCAAAATTCCCTCGAATCAATTTCGGTTCAGATTTGAGAACACGTGGTTAAAGGAAAGTAGTTTCCATGAAGAAGTATCCAGTTTCTGGCATAATCTTCCACCTATGCATTTATTGCCTAAGTTAATAGAAGTTTCTAAATACATGGCGAAGTGGGGGAGAGAGTTTTTTCATAAATTCAGGAAAGAAGTCATTAGGCAAAAAGAAATTATTGATTCGCTGAAGAACAGAGAAGATGATGATGGAGTGCAAATATATTTTTATGAGAAAGATAAGCTTGGCGATCTTTTGAGCCATGAAGAAGCGTATTGGAAGCAGAGAGCCAAGTCTTTTTGGCTTAAGGATGGTGACACAAACTCCAAATATTTTCATGTAACAACATCCAGTCGTAAGAAACTTAAATTTTTGGCATGTCTTAAAAATGAAAAAGGGTCTTTAGTTACTAATCATGTTGATATGTGCATTCTGCTGAAGAACTATTTTACCAAAGTTTTTACGGAGGATGGGGGAGGACCTGTCAGCACCATTTCTGACTCTGAATTGAGAATCACGAGTGATCAAAACTCAAAGCTTACAGAGGACTTATCATTTACAGAATTTACGCAAGCTGTGAAGACCATGCACCCAAATTAA